A portion of the Ricinus communis isolate WT05 ecotype wild-type chromosome 10, ASM1957865v1, whole genome shotgun sequence genome contains these proteins:
- the LOC8269731 gene encoding WD repeat-containing protein LWD1, protein MQSPSDTRVGVHTYMAQWPIYALAWSVRHDQKYRLAIGSFLEDYSNKVELVQFDIDTCNFTTDARLIFDHPYAPTNVMFFPSEDGANPDVVATSGDYLRLWQIYDDRIELKAFFSGNKSSDFCSAITSFDWADFDVRRVATASVDMTCTIWDIEKETIDAQLVAHDKEVYDISWGGYNVFASVSGDGSVRVFDLRDKERSTIIYENPIQDCPLLRLEWNKSDPRLVATIGMDSNKVVILDIRFPTTPLMELCKHKASVNAVSWAPVTGRQITSVGDDCKALIWEVLNTGQPLQNGGGDMEPDMWYGSMAEINNVRWSPVELDWIAIASMNKLQLLRV, encoded by the coding sequence ATGCAGAGCCCTTCTGATACAAGAGTTGGTGTCCACACTTACATGGCTCAATGGCCAATTTATGCCCTAGCTTGGTCAGTTCGCCATGACCAAAAATACCGTCTTGCGATAGGGAGTTTCCTTGAAGACTATAGCAACAAAGTTGAACTCGTTCAGTTTGATATTGACACTTGTAATTTCACCACTGATGCCCGGCTAATCTTCGATCACCCATATGCACCAACAAACGTCATGTTCTTCCCTTCCGAAGATGGTGCAAATCCCGACGTAGTCGCCACCTCCGGTGACTACTTACGTCTCTGGCAAATATATGATGACAGGATTGAGCTTAAGGCCTTCTTTAGTGGCAATAAGAGTAGCGACTTCTGTTCAGCTATAACTTCTTTTGACTGGGCAGATTTTGATGTTCGTCGCGTCGCTACGGCCAGTGTAGACATGACCTGTACAATCTGGGATATAGAGAAGGAGACTATAGATGCTCAGTTAGTGGCTCATGATAAAGAAGTGTATGACATTTCTTGGGGTGGATATAATGTTTTTGCTTCTGTATCTGGCGATGGTTCAGTTAGAGTTTTTGACTTGAGGGACAAAGAAAGATCAACCATAATTTACGAAAATCCTATACAAGACTGTCCATTGTTAAGGTTAGAATGGAACAAGAGTGACCCTAGACTTGTAGCCACAATTGGCATGGACAGTAACAAGGTTGTAATTCTAGATATTCGCTTTCCGACCACTCCATTAATGGAGCTATGTAAACATAAGGCGAGTGTCAATGCTGTGTCTTGGGCTCCAGTCACCGGACGACAGATAACCTCGGTGGGAGATGATTGTAAGGCTTTGATTTGGGAAGTGTTGAACACAGGTCAGCCGTTGCAAAACGGTGGTGGCGACATGGAACCTGATATGTGGTATGGATCAATGGCTGAGATCAATAATGTACGGTGGTCGCCTGTTGAATTAGATTGGATTGCTATAGCTTCTATGAACAAACTACAACTATTGAGGGTTTAG